The Antarcticibacterium sp. 1MA-6-2 genome has a window encoding:
- a CDS encoding MFS transporter, with the protein MKSSTSAKATKFHLHNIKSVPIRTFWITALAFFLCFFAWFGVVPFMPDVVRDLGMTPAQKWNSVVLAVTGTVFARLLIGKLCDKYGPRLCYTWLLMLGAVLIILTGFVETPFQFLICRLFTGFIGASFVITQVHTSLMFSSKIVGTANATSAGWGNLGGGANRLGMPIIAAIVIGFGAAETEAWRYSVIIA; encoded by the coding sequence ATGAAAAGTTCAACTTCAGCAAAAGCAACAAAATTTCATTTACATAACATTAAAAGTGTACCCATACGCACTTTCTGGATTACTGCACTTGCATTTTTCCTTTGTTTCTTTGCCTGGTTTGGTGTAGTGCCGTTTATGCCGGACGTTGTTCGTGATCTGGGAATGACACCTGCACAAAAATGGAATTCAGTTGTTCTGGCAGTGACGGGTACTGTCTTTGCCCGTTTACTCATTGGTAAATTGTGTGATAAATATGGGCCGCGGCTCTGTTACACCTGGCTACTAATGCTGGGAGCAGTACTTATTATACTTACTGGTTTTGTAGAAACGCCTTTCCAATTTTTAATTTGTCGATTGTTTACAGGTTTTATAGGAGCATCCTTTGTTATTACCCAGGTGCATACCTCTCTCATGTTCTCCTCTAAAATAGTGGGAACTGCAAATGCAACTTCTGCAGGTTGGGGAAACCTCGGTGGTGGAGCAAACAGGCTGGGAATGCCAATTATAGCTGCTATAGTCATTGGTTTTGGTGCAGCTGAAACAGAAGCCTGGAGATATTCTGTTATTATTGCTTAG
- a CDS encoding response regulator transcription factor, whose protein sequence is MSKIRIVLADDHVLVRDGIKALLEDENDIEVIDEASDGLEALEVVKRSLPDVLVVDIRMPGLTGIEVVRKVREENLNLKTLILSMHDSEEYVLQSVQVGADGYLLKGASKDEFLKALHKVADGGKYFSGDISSILVNNFAKVNAGLEQKPTETVDDPFNLTKREIQILTLVMDGKSSKEIGEELNISKRTAEVHRFNLMKKLDVKNLIELTNKAREYDLV, encoded by the coding sequence ATGAGCAAAATACGTATAGTCCTGGCAGATGACCATGTTCTGGTTAGAGACGGAATAAAAGCCTTACTTGAAGACGAGAATGACATTGAGGTGATTGACGAAGCCTCTGATGGTCTTGAAGCCCTGGAAGTGGTAAAGCGATCCCTGCCTGATGTTCTTGTAGTAGACATACGTATGCCCGGTTTGACGGGAATAGAAGTGGTGAGGAAAGTAAGGGAGGAGAATTTAAACTTAAAGACTCTGATATTATCCATGCACGATTCTGAAGAGTATGTTTTACAGTCGGTACAGGTGGGTGCTGACGGTTATCTTCTAAAAGGAGCAAGTAAGGATGAATTTCTAAAAGCTTTGCACAAAGTGGCCGATGGAGGTAAGTACTTTTCAGGAGACATTTCTTCTATTCTTGTAAATAATTTTGCTAAAGTTAACGCTGGCTTGGAGCAGAAACCAACTGAGACAGTTGATGATCCTTTTAATTTAACCAAAAGGGAAATCCAGATTCTCACTTTAGTCATGGATGGGAAAAGTAGTAAGGAAATTGGAGAAGAGCTAAATATAAGTAAAAGGACAGCTGAGGTGCATCGTTTTAATCTGATGAAGAAGTTAGATGTAAAGAACCTCATTGAGCTTACAAATAAGGCCCGGGAATACGATCTTGTGTAA
- a CDS encoding ATP-binding protein — protein sequence MAKDADELSKAKEKSVKELRVLNQAMNQTLLFARLDGNGNIIELGEKFSRLFRIRKYGDYSKFSDLLSVKEEERKHIEQLLEENYRKEWQGEVKATTQEGKRIWLEMSLIPFSSAIDDWEILVIASDITTRKEAQLEIEDLRQKRFQEKIDQQKLISSKIIENQENEQNRIAKDIHDGIGQMLTGLNFHLESIDVNQTEKAANKIENLKQLTGNIIKGVRTATFNLMPPELSDYGIVPALTKLTQELSRLTGKKIILYDKTGFNQRLDSLAEINIYRITQEAINNAIKYADSSHIIVSVSHSDTILSITIDDNGKGFDRTKDQSGKDSGGMGMTFMKERIKYIQGRLFVTSEINKGTKVTLNIPLPN from the coding sequence ATGGCAAAAGATGCTGATGAATTAAGCAAAGCGAAGGAAAAATCAGTAAAGGAATTACGGGTTTTAAACCAGGCGATGAATCAAACCTTATTGTTTGCCCGGTTAGATGGGAATGGAAATATTATTGAACTGGGCGAAAAATTTTCGCGGCTGTTCAGGATCAGGAAGTACGGCGATTACAGTAAATTTTCTGATTTACTATCGGTTAAAGAAGAGGAGAGGAAGCATATAGAGCAACTTCTGGAAGAAAATTACAGGAAAGAATGGCAGGGGGAAGTAAAAGCAACCACACAGGAAGGAAAAAGAATTTGGTTGGAAATGTCCCTGATACCTTTTAGTTCAGCTATTGACGATTGGGAAATTTTGGTAATTGCATCAGATATAACTACCCGTAAAGAAGCCCAGCTCGAAATTGAGGATCTAAGGCAAAAAAGATTTCAGGAAAAAATAGATCAGCAAAAATTGATCTCCAGTAAAATTATAGAGAACCAGGAAAACGAGCAGAACCGAATAGCCAAGGATATACATGATGGGATAGGGCAGATGCTTACAGGATTAAATTTTCATCTTGAAAGTATAGATGTAAATCAGACTGAAAAGGCAGCGAATAAAATTGAAAATCTAAAACAATTGACCGGGAATATTATTAAAGGAGTGAGAACAGCAACCTTTAACCTGATGCCCCCTGAACTTTCAGATTATGGTATTGTGCCTGCTTTGACCAAGCTAACACAGGAATTATCGAGATTAACAGGAAAAAAGATCATTCTATATGATAAGACAGGATTTAATCAAAGGCTGGATTCACTGGCAGAAATTAATATCTATCGAATTACCCAGGAAGCTATTAATAATGCCATTAAGTATGCAGATTCCAGTCATATTATAGTTTCTGTTTCCCATAGTGATACTATTTTAAGTATAACAATTGATGACAATGGTAAAGGATTTGACAGGACGAAAGATCAAAGTGGTAAAGACTCCGGCGGTATGGGTATGACCTTTATGAAAGAGCGTATAAAATACATTCAGGGTCGGCTTTTTGTTACTTCTGAAATTAATAAAGGAACAAAAGTTACTCTAAACATACCCCTGCCAAATTAA
- a CDS encoding DUF4202 domain-containing protein, producing MNKFNEALNRIDEKNSEDPHKELADGKTYPKELLYSERMTKQLLEFKPEASEELQIAARAQHICRWQTPREDYPMTRVGYLNWRNDLKKEHAEITAEILKEVGYDQDFIDRVSFLVQKKKIKKDAESQILEDVICLVFLQYYLDDFEAKLKEDHKEDKMLDIIRKTWAKMSAEGHEAALKLALPDKAAALVNRALS from the coding sequence ATGAATAAGTTTAATGAAGCTTTAAATCGCATCGACGAGAAAAATTCTGAAGATCCCCACAAGGAATTAGCAGACGGGAAAACATATCCTAAAGAACTGTTATACTCTGAAAGAATGACTAAGCAACTTCTGGAGTTTAAACCGGAAGCCTCAGAAGAACTTCAAATAGCAGCAAGAGCTCAACATATATGCAGGTGGCAAACTCCGCGGGAGGATTATCCCATGACAAGAGTGGGCTATTTGAACTGGCGAAATGATCTTAAAAAAGAACATGCCGAGATTACAGCAGAAATTCTGAAGGAAGTAGGTTATGATCAGGATTTTATTGATCGGGTAAGCTTTTTAGTCCAAAAGAAGAAGATCAAAAAAGACGCGGAAAGTCAAATTTTGGAAGATGTTATTTGCCTGGTTTTTCTCCAGTATTATTTAGATGATTTTGAGGCTAAACTCAAGGAGGACCATAAAGAAGACAAGATGTTGGATATTATTAGGAAAACCTGGGCTAAAATGTCTGCAGAAGGACATGAGGCAGCTTTAAAATTGGCGCTTCCCGATAAGGCTGCAGCTCTTGTAAATCGCGCTCTTTCTTAA
- the nirD gene encoding nitrite reductase small subunit NirD, with protein MENFIDQYKTVDETNVKQWLFVGKTLDFPVDGGGCVKHGKKQIAVFNFSRRSKWYACQNLCPHKLEMVLSRGMIGDAKGTPKVACPLHKKTFSLEDGSNLNGDDYRIAVYPVKVEEENVYIGFSD; from the coding sequence ATAGAAAACTTTATAGATCAATATAAGACTGTTGACGAAACCAATGTAAAACAATGGTTATTCGTGGGGAAAACATTAGATTTTCCTGTAGATGGCGGGGGATGTGTAAAACATGGAAAGAAACAAATAGCTGTTTTTAATTTCTCCCGAAGATCTAAATGGTATGCGTGTCAAAATCTTTGTCCTCACAAGCTGGAGATGGTATTGTCCCGTGGAATGATAGGAGATGCAAAAGGAACTCCAAAGGTCGCCTGTCCTTTACATAAAAAAACATTTTCATTAGAGGACGGTTCCAATTTAAATGGTGATGACTACAGAATTGCTGTATATCCGGTTAAAGTTGAGGAAGAAAATGTTTATATTGGGTTCTCAGATTAA